The genomic region ATGAGCGCCGCTGGCTCGCCGTGTTCGAGACGGAAATGCCTGCCGATGGTGCCGAGCCACCGAATCAGCCGACTGTCGACCGACTGTTCGCCACGCTGGAGCAGGCGATCCGCGCACATGACCGGCGTATCGACGACAAGCTTGCCCGGCAGTCGGCGCGCGGCCTTTGGGCGGCCGTGCACGGGCTCCTCATCCTCTCCGCCTCCGGACGTCTCGGTGCGATCCGCCTCGACAGCGTGCGGCCGACCATCGAGCATCTCGTCCAATGCCACCTTGCCGGGCTCGAAGAGCTGGTGAAGCGGCGCAAGGACGGCGACCAGCTGCCGATGTTCTGAATTCTCTTGTGAACTGGGCCATCGTGACGGCCCGTGGAAGATCGGCACTCGGACGGGGCCCAGAATCGCGCTAGGTAATCTCGATGCAGCAATATCTCGATCTCCTCCGGCGCGTGCTCGATGAGGGCAGCGTCAAGGGCGACCGCACCGGAACCGGCACGCGCTCCGTTTTCGGGCACCAGATGCGCTTCGATCTC from Rhodopseudomonas julia harbors:
- a CDS encoding TetR/AcrR family transcriptional regulator — encoded protein: MIDAAERIVSEEGVSAVTARRVASEVGVAVGTTYNVFDNLGALIAAVNARTFAALAETMSEVTVEGRATREVLLDFADRYADFVHENERRWLAVFETEMPADGAEPPNQPTVDRLFATLEQAIRAHDRRIDDKLARQSARGLWAAVHGLLILSASGRLGAIRLDSVRPTIEHLVQCHLAGLEELVKRRKDGDQLPMF